From a region of the bacterium genome:
- the rfbD gene encoding dTDP-4-dehydrorhamnose reductase: protein MARILISGGAGQVGSELQACLSREHEVLAPAREEWDLRKAAIPAKLREFRPDCLINCAAFTKVDLAESERETAWLVNAVAPGRLAEFCYELGIPIFHLSTDYVFDGRKPPPHPYLESDEPAPLSAYGESKLEGERQVHLNAGDWVVLRTAWVYGAAGRNFFKAILVKALRGEPLKVVSDQFGAPTWAATLAAQIVALIGSEAHGVYHASAEGYTTWYEAAVEFLRLMEVEAEVAPCSTAEFPTAALRPANSILENLRLKTEGLNRMRDWRLDLSDFVRRHRAGLMKEARA from the coding sequence ATGGCAAGGATCTTGATCAGCGGGGGAGCCGGCCAAGTCGGCAGCGAGCTTCAGGCCTGCTTGAGCCGGGAGCATGAAGTCCTGGCGCCGGCGCGCGAGGAATGGGACCTGAGGAAGGCCGCCATTCCCGCCAAGCTCCGCGAGTTCCGCCCCGACTGCCTGATCAACTGCGCGGCCTTCACCAAGGTCGATTTGGCCGAGAGCGAGCGCGAGACCGCCTGGCTGGTCAACGCGGTGGCGCCGGGCCGCTTGGCTGAGTTTTGCTACGAATTGGGCATTCCGATTTTCCATCTCTCGACTGACTACGTTTTCGACGGACGAAAACCTCCGCCCCATCCTTACTTGGAAAGCGACGAGCCGGCGCCGCTTTCGGCTTACGGTGAAAGCAAGTTGGAGGGCGAGCGCCAGGTCCATTTGAATGCCGGCGATTGGGTGGTGTTGCGCACGGCCTGGGTCTACGGGGCCGCCGGCCGAAATTTCTTCAAAGCCATCTTGGTCAAGGCCTTGCGCGGCGAGCCTTTGAAAGTGGTCAGCGACCAGTTCGGGGCGCCGACTTGGGCGGCGACCCTGGCGGCTCAGATCGTCGCCTTGATCGGCAGCGAGGCCCACGGAGTCTATCATGCCAGCGCCGAGGGATATACGACCTGGTATGAAGCGGCGGTGGAATTTCTCCGCTTGATGGAAGTCGAGGCCGAGGTCGCGCCTTGCTCGACCGCCGAGTTCCCGACCGCGGCGCTCCGTCCGGCCAATTCGATCTTGGAAAACCTCCGGCTCAAAACCGAGGGCTTGAACCGAATGCGCGACTGGCGCCTCGACTTGTCCGATTTCGTGCGCCGCCACCGAGCCGGCCTGATGAAGGAGGCCCGGGCGTGA